A single region of the Eleginops maclovinus isolate JMC-PN-2008 ecotype Puerto Natales chromosome 16, JC_Emac_rtc_rv5, whole genome shotgun sequence genome encodes:
- the LOC134878403 gene encoding migration and invasion enhancer 1-like: MGVKIKVEYCGRUGYEPRYQELATVVKEEFKDAEVSGFVGRQGSFEVEINGKLIFSKMEQGGFPYEDDIMNAVQMAHDGKPVEKITKSRSPCIIM; the protein is encoded by the exons ATGGGGGTGAAAATTAAAGTCGAATACTG tGGTAGATGAGGGTACGAACCCCGCTATCAAGAGCTCGCCACTGTTGTCAAGGAAGAGTTCAAAGATGCGGAGGTGTCGGGCTTCGTGGGAAGACAAG GAAGCTTTGAGGTTGAAATCAACGGGAAGCTGATCTTCTCCAAGATGGAACAAGGAGGGTTTCCATACGAGGATGAC ATAATGAATGCAGTTCAGATGGCTCATGATGGTAAACCTGTGGAGAAGATCACCAAAAGTCGATCCCCGTGCATCATCATGTAA